CTCATGGATCGCCTTCATCTGGTTGCTCAGCTCGAAGAGCTTGTATCAAATGCAAGTCAATATGCTCTTCGGTCTAATACTGGATGTAGTGATCGTGGCCGTGCTGAAAGCGCTGGTTCGTCGCAGGCGACCGGTGGCCAGCAAGGATATGCTGACCATTGGACCCGATAAGTTCAGCTTTCCCTCAGGACACGCCTCCCGAGCGTTCTTCGTGCTTCTGTTCTTCGCCAAGCTGTACCCGCTCCACATCGTATTCCTAATGCCGGTTACAGCTTGGGCTGTAAGCGTGGCCATCTCACGGCTCATCCTCCAGCGTCATTATGTTTTGGATATCTGCGCCGGTGCTGCCATCGGAGTGCTGGAGGCACTAATCGTGGGGCTTCTGTGGATCAGCGAGGAAACTGCATTTAGCATTGTGGGCTTTGTTACCGAGGAAACTGTCGATAGCATGGAGTAACGCAAATTTACGATTGGAACACCGAAAGCAATAGATAATCTCTAGATCATTACGATGAATGCTTTAACCAAATACATTGTTAATGTTAAATTCATATTATTGTGTATTTCGCATAATTTTTCTACCCGTATTCCCCTGTGAAAAGTAAAAGTGTACTTTAAATGAGACTAAAGTCGTTATACAAccaacttaaataaaataaaataaatattaaagattttaaagatatttagattattaattataaaaaacTATATTGTTAATTCCTTTGTTCTGAGTCTTAGCACTCCTAAATATATCGATTCATCGATAAGGAGTCAACAACCCCAACGACTTCGTCGGGGGATGAAATGTTGTATGCCACATAAAGTTTTCGCGAAAggataaatacaaaaatattttcggaATCGTTGGCATGTCAATTGGACTATTGAAATAACAAACGGCTTCATATTGTTAGCTAGATTAAGCAATATGAACAAATACTCGGCATTTATTGTGTGCATTTCGCTCCtgcttttatttacaaaaaaggATGTGGGGAGCCATAATGTGGACTCCGGAATATATGGGTAGGTATTTTCACCAAAAAGCTCAAGTTTCCACAACAACTAGCGAGATACTTTTGTGCGAATTAACAATTCATCAAATCATGAGcttaaaatgttttcaaatgttttaaataacTGAACACTGTGTATACTCGAATGCAGAAATCCTTAGACGCCTTAATCCTTTTAATCCTTAACAATGCAATATAATATTTGCCCCGTAGTTTCCAGCAATCATCGGGTATCTGCCATATTTACAATGGCACCATTTGTCGCGATGTCTTGAGCAATGCCCATGTTTTCGTATCCCCCAATCTCACCATGAACGACTTGGAGGAGCGATTAAAGGCAGCTTATGGAGTAATCAAGGAGTCCAAGTGAGTACAATGCCATTTCAACATTTCGTAGCTAACGCCAAGTGCATATTTTCAGGGATATGAACGCGAATTGCCGCATGTACGCTTTGCCCAGCTTGTGTTTCAGTTCAATGCCAATTTGCAGGACTCCGGAGCGCACGAATCTCTTGTACTTCGCCAACGTGGCCACGAATGCCAAGCAGATGAAGAACGTCACCATTCGCAGGAAGAGAACCAAGTCCAAGGACATTAAGAACATAAGCATATTCAAGAAGAAGTCGACCATCTACGAGGATGTGTTCAGCACAGACATATCGAGTAAATACCCACCAACCAGAGAGTCTGAGAACCTAAAACGCATTTGCCGCGAGGAGTGCGAACTTCTGGAGAACGAGCTGTGCCAGAAGGAGTATGCCATTGCCAAGCGACATCCCGTCATCGGGATGGTGGGTGTGGAGGATTGCCAGAAGCTGCCGCAGCACAAGGACTGCCTGTCCTTGGGCATCACCATCGAGGTGGATAAGACGGAGAATTGTTACTGGGAGGATGGATCGACATACAGAGGTGTTGCGAACGTCTCCGCATCCGGAAAGCCATGTTTGCGTTGGTCTTGGCTGATGAAGGAAATCTCCGATTTCCCCGAGCTCATCGGTCAGAATTATTGCCGGTAATTCTAGCATTGTGTAGTTTATTCAAAAAGAAATTGAAATAATTAGTTAATTTTAACCTCGGTAGAAATCCTGGAAGCGTTGAAAATAGTCCTTGGTGTTTTGTGGACTCCTCGCGTGAACGCATAATCGAACTTTGTGATATTCCAAAATGCGCGGACAAAATATGGATTGCCATTGTCGGAACGACTGCAGCCATTATtctaatatttataattatatttgccATAATACTTTTCAAAAGAAGAACAATCATGCACTATGGAATGAGGAATATTCATAACGTGAGTAGAAATATAAGGATATGCCACAGAGTATTACAATTATTCTTACAGATCAACACACCCAGCGCCGATAAAAATATCTACGGAAATTCGCAGCTTAATAACGCACAAGATGCTGGCAGGGGCAATCTGGGGAATCTAACCGATCACGTTGCTTTGAACTCCAAGCTCATCGAGAGGAATACTCTGCTGAGGATAAACCACTTTACGCTGCAGGATGTTGagtttctggaggagctgggcGAAGGAGCTTTCGGTTCGTAATTCCGGTATAATCAGGTTATATAGTTCTTAACATCCAATCATTTATAGGAAAAGTTTACAAGGGCCAGCTCCTGCAGCCCAACAAAACCACGATAACAGTTGCCATCAAGGCGTTGAAGGAAAACGCCTCTGTGAAAACGCAGCAGGACTTTAAGCGCGAAATCGAACTAATCTCGGATCTGAAGCATCAGAATATAGTGTGCATATTGGGCGTTGTGCTCAACAAGGAGCCCTACTGCATGCTGTTCGAGTACATGGCCAATGGTGATCTGCACGAATTCCTGATCTCAAACTCACCCACCGAAGGCAAGTCGCTGTCGCAGTTGGAATTCCTGCAAATAGCTCTACAAATCAGCGAGGGAATGCAGTATCTGTCCGCCCATCATTATGTACATCGCGACTTGGCAGCTCGCAATTGCCTGGTAAACGAGGGTCTGGTTGTGAAGATATCCGATTTTGGACTATCCAGAGACATTTACAGCTCGGATTATTATCGGTAAGACTTGGGATATATATTAAGCTTGCAGCTATAATGGTTTCTATTGCAGAGTTCAGTCAAAGTCGCTATTGCCTGTGAGGTGGATGCCCTCGGAATCGATATTGTATGGAAAGTTTACCACAGAGAGCGATGTTTGGTCCTTTGGAGTCGTTCTTTGGGAAATATACAGCTATGGAATGCAGGCAAGTATCTCAAACTCGATTTAAATGGGGCCATATATAATCCCAATCCTATCCCTTTAGCCATACTACGGTTTTAGCAATCAGGAAGTAATCAATCTCATCCGTTCACGGCAACTGCTCTCCGCTCCGGAAAACTGTCCCAC
This genomic stretch from Drosophila mauritiana strain mau12 chromosome 2L, ASM438214v1, whole genome shotgun sequence harbors:
- the LOC117138745 gene encoding phospholipid phosphatase 6, whose amino-acid sequence is MRTSSPVLKYLLEKDVQVSKHFVVAVSNLSFFKSLRIHSRFLEISCDGIAWFVSWIAFIWLLSSKSLYQMQVNMLFGLILDVVIVAVLKALVRRRRPVASKDMLTIGPDKFSFPSGHASRAFFVLLFFAKLYPLHIVFLMPVTAWAVSVAISRLILQRHYVLDICAGAAIGVLEALIVGLLWISEETAFSIVGFVTEETVDSME
- the LOC117138712 gene encoding tyrosine-protein kinase transmembrane receptor Ror; the protein is MNKYSAFIVCISLLLLFTKKDVGSHNVDSGIYGFQQSSGICHIYNGTICRDVLSNAHVFVSPNLTMNDLEERLKAAYGVIKESKDMNANCRMYALPSLCFSSMPICRTPERTNLLYFANVATNAKQMKNVTIRRKRTKSKDIKNISIFKKKSTIYEDVFSTDISSKYPPTRESENLKRICREECELLENELCQKEYAIAKRHPVIGMVGVEDCQKLPQHKDCLSLGITIEVDKTENCYWEDGSTYRGVANVSASGKPCLRWSWLMKEISDFPELIGQNYCRNPGSVENSPWCFVDSSRERIIELCDIPKCADKIWIAIVGTTAAIILIFIIIFAIILFKRRTIMHYGMRNIHNINTPSADKNIYGNSQLNNAQDAGRGNLGNLTDHVALNSKLIERNTLLRINHFTLQDVEFLEELGEGAFGKVYKGQLLQPNKTTITVAIKALKENASVKTQQDFKREIELISDLKHQNIVCILGVVLNKEPYCMLFEYMANGDLHEFLISNSPTEGKSLSQLEFLQIALQISEGMQYLSAHHYVHRDLAARNCLVNEGLVVKISDFGLSRDIYSSDYYRVQSKSLLPVRWMPSESILYGKFTTESDVWSFGVVLWEIYSYGMQPYYGFSNQEVINLIRSRQLLSAPENCPTAVYSLMIECWHEQSVKRPTFTDISNRLKTWHEGHFKASNPEM